A genomic window from Pseudogulbenkiania sp. MAI-1 includes:
- the ntrC gene encoding nitrogen regulation protein NR(I) — MHTNPVWIIDDDKAIRWVLEKALARGGIGFESFASADDALNALYDASPRVIISDIRMPGTDGLKFLSRVKVDHPEIPVIIMTAHSDLDSAVAAFQGGAFEYLPKPFDVDQATALIERALAETREPSEAQNGEEEMPALLGQAPAMQDVFRAIGRLSQSSVTVLITGESGTGKERVAEALHRHSVRASKPFIALNTAAIPKDLLESELFGHEKGAFTGALASRRGRFEEAEGGTLFLDEIGDMPIELQTRLLRVLSDGHFYRVGGHTPIKANVRVIAATHQNLEERVKNGQFREDLFHRLNVIRLRLPPMRERSEDIPLLTRYFLTRSAKNLGVEPKRLSDAAMEVVRHYPFPGNVRQLENLCQWITVMAPGQTVELGDLPADIRDPALHPVLEAGAEGGAGAATVYGGDWMKGLADEVARRLRAGEIGIIDDLTRRFEETCIRSGLAHTGGRKVEAAHLLGWGRNTLTRKIQELGMEAAHGEEIGHG, encoded by the coding sequence ATGCATACAAACCCGGTCTGGATCATTGACGACGACAAGGCGATCCGCTGGGTCCTGGAAAAGGCCCTGGCACGCGGCGGCATCGGCTTCGAGAGCTTCGCCAGCGCCGACGACGCGCTCAACGCCCTGTACGACGCCAGCCCGCGCGTCATCATCAGCGACATCCGCATGCCCGGCACCGACGGCCTAAAGTTCCTGTCGCGGGTCAAGGTGGATCATCCGGAAATCCCGGTCATCATCATGACCGCCCACTCCGACCTGGACTCGGCCGTGGCTGCGTTCCAGGGCGGGGCCTTCGAATACCTGCCCAAGCCGTTCGACGTCGACCAGGCCACCGCACTGATCGAGCGCGCACTGGCCGAGACCCGCGAGCCCTCCGAGGCGCAGAACGGCGAGGAGGAGATGCCGGCGCTGTTGGGCCAGGCACCGGCGATGCAGGACGTGTTCCGCGCCATCGGCCGGCTTTCCCAGTCGAGCGTCACCGTGCTGATCACCGGCGAGTCGGGTACCGGCAAGGAACGCGTGGCCGAGGCGCTGCACCGCCATTCGGTGCGCGCCAGCAAGCCGTTCATCGCACTCAACACCGCGGCGATCCCCAAGGATCTGCTGGAGTCGGAGCTGTTCGGTCACGAGAAGGGCGCCTTCACCGGCGCGCTGGCGTCGCGCCGCGGCCGCTTCGAGGAGGCCGAGGGCGGCACGCTGTTCCTCGACGAGATCGGCGACATGCCGATCGAGCTGCAGACGCGCTTGCTGCGCGTGCTGTCGGACGGGCACTTCTACCGCGTCGGCGGCCACACGCCGATCAAGGCCAACGTGCGGGTGATCGCGGCGACGCACCAGAACCTGGAGGAGCGGGTCAAGAACGGCCAGTTCCGCGAGGACCTGTTCCACCGCCTGAACGTGATCCGGCTGCGCCTGCCGCCGATGCGCGAGCGCAGCGAGGACATTCCGCTTCTGACCCGCTACTTCCTGACGCGCAGCGCCAAGAACCTGGGGGTGGAGCCGAAGCGGCTGTCCGACGCGGCGATGGAGGTGGTGCGCCACTACCCCTTCCCCGGCAACGTGCGCCAGTTGGAGAACCTGTGCCAGTGGATCACGGTGATGGCGCCGGGGCAGACGGTGGAACTGGGCGACCTGCCGGCCGACATCCGCGACCCGGCGCTGCATCCGGTGCTGGAAGCCGGTGCCGAGGGCGGCGCCGGCGCCGCCACGGTGTACGGCGGCGACTGGATGAAGGGTTTGGCCGACGAGGTGGCGCGCCGCCTGCGCGCCGGCGAGATCGGCATCATCGACGACCTGACGCGGCGCTTCGAGGAGACCTGCATCCGCAGCGGGCTCGCCCACACCGGCGGGCGCAAGGTGGAGGCGGCCCACCTGTTGGGCTGGGGCCGCAACACGCTGACGCGCAAGATCCAGGAGCTGGGCATGGAGGCCGCGCACGGCGAGGAAATCGGCCACGGCTGA
- the glnL gene encoding nitrogen regulation protein NR(II): MTSSSFAGLELLDTPVLIVRTDGSLDYVNPASENLLALGRRELLRHQLTGLFQSSAALKQALDTAFKNNVSFIEHDLELKLLHNEQPLHVALSITPIDNDGSRALVELRPLDQQLKIANEERLLLQQQANRELIRNLAHEIKNPLGGIRGAAQLLEHELGDRDDLKEYTEVIKEEALRLQSLVDRLLAPHRRHVSSEINIHEVLERVRSIVLAEYPHGLIIWRDYDISLPTLVADKEQLIQVVLNITRNAIQAMKAKGEIILRTRVARQVTLARKRYTLALKLQIIDNGPGIPEEIRDHIFYPLVTGRAEGTGLGLTLAQAFVHQHGGSIEFESRPGCTCFTVMLPLGN; encoded by the coding sequence ATGACATCATCCAGCTTTGCCGGGCTCGAGCTGCTCGACACCCCGGTGCTGATCGTGCGGACCGACGGTTCGCTCGACTACGTCAATCCCGCCAGTGAAAACCTGTTGGCACTGGGACGGCGCGAGTTGTTGCGCCATCAACTGACCGGCCTGTTCCAAAGCAGTGCAGCGCTGAAGCAGGCGCTGGATACCGCCTTCAAGAACAACGTCAGCTTCATCGAACACGACCTCGAACTGAAACTGCTGCACAACGAGCAGCCGCTGCACGTCGCGCTGTCGATCACGCCGATCGACAACGACGGTTCGCGCGCCCTGGTGGAGCTGCGCCCGCTCGACCAGCAGCTGAAGATCGCCAACGAGGAACGGCTGCTGCTGCAGCAACAAGCCAACCGCGAGCTGATCCGCAACCTGGCGCACGAGATCAAGAACCCGCTGGGCGGCATTCGCGGTGCCGCGCAACTGCTGGAACACGAGCTGGGCGACCGCGACGACCTCAAGGAGTACACCGAGGTCATCAAGGAGGAGGCGCTCAGGCTGCAGTCGCTGGTGGACCGGCTCTTGGCACCGCACCGCCGCCACGTTTCCAGCGAGATCAACATCCACGAGGTGCTGGAACGGGTGCGCAGCATCGTGCTGGCCGAGTACCCGCACGGGCTGATCATCTGGCGCGACTACGACATCAGCCTGCCGACGCTGGTGGCCGACAAGGAGCAGTTGATCCAGGTGGTGCTCAACATCACCCGCAACGCCATCCAGGCGATGAAGGCCAAGGGCGAGATCATCCTGCGCACGCGAGTGGCGCGCCAGGTCACGCTGGCGCGCAAGCGCTACACCCTGGCACTGAAATTGCAGATCATCGACAACGGCCCGGGCATCCCGGAGGAGATTCGCGATCACATCTTCTATCCGCTGGTCACCGGCCGCGCCGAGGGCACCGGCCTCGGGCTGACGCTGGCGCAGGCCTTCGTCCATCAGCACGGCGGCAGCATCGAGTTCGAGTCCCGCCCGGGCTGCACCTGCTTCACCGTGATGCTGCCGCTGGGCAATTAG
- a CDS encoding DUF4124 domain-containing protein, with translation MKTMLFCLLLASSLAQAQTIYKYVDPSGHVTFSNTPMKGGAPIKLSPLSTYSSSDEVKPSSSAPSSSPSTPPFSSRYPNVDSATQQQRDNGRRKILEQELANEQKALTEAQKALAEGRATRLGNERNYQKYLDRVQQLQEQVTEHQKNVEALRRELGQAASNAPK, from the coding sequence ATGAAGACGATGCTTTTCTGCCTATTGTTGGCGAGCAGCCTGGCGCAGGCCCAGACCATCTACAAATACGTCGACCCGAGCGGCCACGTCACCTTCTCGAACACCCCGATGAAGGGTGGTGCGCCGATCAAGCTGTCACCCTTGTCGACCTATTCGAGCAGCGACGAGGTGAAACCGAGCAGCTCGGCCCCGTCCAGCTCTCCCAGCACGCCCCCCTTCAGCAGCCGTTACCCCAACGTCGACAGCGCCACCCAGCAGCAGCGCGACAACGGCCGGCGCAAGATCCTGGAACAGGAATTGGCCAACGAGCAGAAGGCGCTGACCGAAGCCCAGAAGGCGCTGGCGGAGGGCCGTGCCACCCGGCTCGGCAACGAGCGCAATTATCAGAAATACCTCGACCGCGTACAGCAGTTGCAGGAGCAGGTGACCGAGCATCAGAAGAACGTCGAGGCGCTGCGCCGCGAATTGGGGCAGGCCGCTTCCAATGCACCAAAATAA
- the glnA gene encoding glutamate--ammonia ligase, whose product MAVADVLKLIKDNDVKFVDLRFTDTRGKEQHVSIPAHIVLNDGEEWFERGHAFDGSSIAGWKGIQASDMLLMADPATAKIDPFFDEPTVFMSCDVIDPADGKGYDRCPRSIAKRAEAYLKTTGIGDTAYFGPEPEFFIFDSVTWGADMSGCHVKIQAEEAAWASAEQFEGGNLGHRPGIKGGYFPVPPVDSAQDLRSAMVLLLEELGVPVEVHHHEVATAGQNEIGTKFSTLTQRADWTQILKYVVHNVAHSYGKTATFMPKPIVGDNGSGMHVHQSIWKDGQNLFAGDGYAGLSENALYYIGGIIKHAKALNAITNPGTNSYKRLVPHYEAPVKLAYSAKNRSASIRIPHVASPKARRIEARFPDPLANPYLCFSALLMAGLDGIQNKIHPGDAADKNLYDLPPEEDKLIPTVCASLDEALAALDADREFLTRGGVFSNEWIDAYIELKMQEVNLTRMTTHPVEFSMYYSL is encoded by the coding sequence ATGGCGGTTGCAGACGTTTTGAAACTGATCAAGGACAACGACGTCAAGTTTGTAGATCTTCGCTTTACCGATACCCGCGGCAAAGAGCAGCACGTATCCATCCCGGCCCACATCGTCCTCAATGACGGCGAAGAGTGGTTCGAGCGCGGCCACGCTTTCGATGGCTCCTCGATCGCCGGCTGGAAAGGCATCCAGGCTTCCGACATGCTGCTGATGGCCGACCCGGCCACCGCCAAGATCGACCCGTTCTTCGACGAACCGACCGTGTTCATGTCCTGCGACGTGATCGATCCGGCCGACGGCAAGGGCTACGACCGCTGCCCGCGCTCCATCGCCAAGCGCGCCGAAGCCTACCTGAAGACTACCGGCATCGGTGATACCGCCTACTTCGGTCCGGAACCGGAATTCTTCATTTTCGACTCCGTGACCTGGGGTGCCGACATGTCCGGCTGCCACGTGAAGATCCAGGCCGAAGAAGCCGCCTGGGCTTCCGCCGAACAGTTCGAAGGCGGCAACCTGGGCCACCGTCCGGGCATCAAGGGCGGCTACTTCCCGGTTCCGCCGGTTGATTCCGCTCAGGACCTGCGTTCCGCCATGGTACTGCTGCTGGAAGAGCTGGGTGTGCCGGTCGAAGTGCACCACCACGAAGTGGCTACCGCCGGCCAGAACGAAATCGGTACCAAGTTCAGCACCCTGACCCAGCGCGCCGACTGGACCCAGATCCTGAAGTACGTGGTTCACAACGTGGCCCACAGCTACGGCAAGACCGCCACCTTCATGCCGAAGCCGATCGTCGGCGACAACGGCTCGGGCATGCACGTGCACCAGTCGATCTGGAAAGACGGCCAGAACCTGTTCGCCGGTGACGGCTATGCCGGCCTGTCCGAGAACGCCCTGTACTACATCGGCGGTATCATCAAGCACGCCAAGGCCCTGAACGCCATCACCAACCCGGGCACCAACTCGTACAAGCGTCTGGTTCCGCACTACGAAGCTCCGGTGAAACTGGCCTACTCCGCCAAGAACCGTTCCGCTTCGATCCGCATTCCGCACGTGGCGAGCCCGAAGGCCCGTCGTATCGAAGCCCGCTTCCCGGATCCGCTGGCCAACCCGTACCTGTGCTTCTCGGCTCTGCTGATGGCCGGCCTGGACGGCATCCAGAACAAGATCCACCCGGGCGATGCCGCCGACAAGAACCTGTACGATCTGCCGCCGGAAGAAGACAAGCTGATCCCGACCGTGTGCGCCTCGCTCGACGAAGCCCTGGCCGCACTGGACGCCGACCGCGAGTTCCTGACCCGTGGCGGTGTGTTCTCCAACGAGTGGATCGACGCCTACATCGAACTGAAGATGCAGGAAGTCAACCTGACCCGCATGACCACCCACCCGGTGGAATTCTCGATGTACTACAGCCTGTAA
- a CDS encoding rhodanese-like domain-containing protein, giving the protein MSKINDIQRRGGERGRDMGLPYAGALTPDEAYELLQGMPEAVLVDVRSQAEWQFVGVVPEALRIELRSFPGMVPNPNFANQLQQQVDKEKVVLFMCRSGARSDEAARLATAMGYATVYNVLEGFEGDKDAEQHRGRVNGWKGRGLPWIQG; this is encoded by the coding sequence ATGAGCAAGATCAACGACATTCAGCGGCGCGGTGGTGAGCGCGGCCGCGACATGGGGCTGCCTTACGCCGGCGCACTGACGCCGGACGAAGCCTATGAACTGTTGCAGGGCATGCCGGAGGCCGTGCTGGTGGATGTGCGCAGCCAGGCCGAATGGCAGTTCGTCGGCGTCGTGCCGGAGGCGCTGCGCATCGAACTGCGCAGCTTTCCCGGCATGGTGCCCAACCCGAATTTTGCCAACCAGTTGCAGCAACAGGTCGACAAGGAAAAGGTCGTCCTGTTCATGTGCCGTTCCGGTGCGCGTTCCGACGAGGCGGCACGCCTGGCCACGGCCATGGGGTATGCCACCGTCTACAACGTGCTGGAGGGGTTCGAGGGCGACAAGGACGCCGAGCAGCATCGCGGCCGGGTCAATGGCTGGAAGGGGCGCGGTTTGCCCTGGATTCAGGGATAA
- the aroE gene encoding shikimate dehydrogenase, which translates to MTDRYAVIGNPISHSQSPFIHAEFARACQLDIQYEKLFAELDKFEQVVGEFVAAGGKGMNVTLPFKGNAYRMATELTERARAAEAVNTLTFRDGKVYGDNTDGVGLVRDIVENLDFPIAGQRVLILGAGGAVRGVLAPILEQKPASLTIANRTLIKAEALAHQFAGWGEIKAVGYEQLEGRSFDLVINATSTSLNNELPPVPYGVFTARTLAYDMVYSKGLTPFLKRAQSENAGMLADGLGMLVEQAAESFSIWHGVQPETRKVTHMLRDLLA; encoded by the coding sequence ATGACCGACCGTTACGCCGTCATCGGCAACCCCATCTCCCACAGCCAGTCCCCCTTCATTCATGCCGAGTTCGCCCGCGCCTGCCAGCTCGACATCCAGTATGAAAAGCTGTTCGCCGAGCTCGACAAGTTCGAGCAGGTGGTCGGCGAGTTCGTCGCCGCGGGCGGCAAGGGCATGAACGTCACCCTGCCGTTCAAGGGCAACGCCTATCGTATGGCGACCGAACTGACTGAACGCGCCCGCGCCGCCGAAGCGGTCAACACGCTGACCTTCCGCGACGGCAAGGTCTACGGCGACAATACCGACGGCGTCGGTCTGGTGCGCGACATCGTGGAAAACCTCGACTTTCCGATCGCCGGCCAGCGCGTGCTGATCCTGGGCGCGGGCGGCGCGGTGCGTGGTGTGCTGGCGCCCATCCTGGAGCAGAAGCCGGCCTCGCTGACCATCGCCAACCGCACCCTGATCAAGGCCGAAGCCCTGGCGCACCAGTTCGCCGGCTGGGGCGAGATCAAGGCCGTCGGCTACGAACAGCTGGAAGGCCGGAGCTTCGACCTGGTGATCAACGCCACCTCGACCAGCCTCAACAACGAGCTGCCGCCGGTTCCGTACGGCGTGTTCACCGCCCGTACCCTGGCCTACGACATGGTCTACAGCAAGGGGCTGACCCCGTTCCTGAAGCGCGCCCAGTCGGAAAACGCCGGCATGCTGGCCGACGGCCTGGGCATGCTGGTCGAGCAGGCGGCCGAGTCCTTCTCCATCTGGCACGGCGTGCAGCCGGAAACCCGCAAAGTGACCCACATGCTGCGCGACCTGCTGGCCTGA
- the mtgA gene encoding monofunctional biosynthetic peptidoglycan transglycosylase translates to MRLLLKIGAVLVAALVLYNLWIFGHVVYWRSNNPSTSAFMDEQLARLQEENPDAELHHKWMPYQRISANLKRAIIAAEDAKFVDHEGFDWDGIESAFEKNVKQGRIVAGGSTISQQLAKNLFLSGRKTPWRKMEEAVITVMLEAVMDKRRIFEIYLNVIEWGNGVFGAEAAARHYYRTGASSLSAAQAARLAAMVPNPRYYDEHRNARGLARKTRIILRRLSYAELP, encoded by the coding sequence ATGCGCCTCCTGCTCAAGATCGGGGCGGTCCTGGTGGCCGCCCTTGTGCTGTATAACCTGTGGATTTTCGGGCACGTGGTGTACTGGCGCAGCAACAATCCCTCCACCAGCGCCTTCATGGACGAGCAGCTGGCGCGTCTGCAGGAGGAAAACCCCGATGCCGAGCTGCACCACAAGTGGATGCCGTACCAGCGCATCTCGGCCAACCTCAAGCGCGCCATCATCGCCGCCGAGGATGCCAAGTTCGTCGACCACGAAGGGTTCGACTGGGACGGCATCGAGAGCGCCTTCGAGAAGAACGTGAAGCAGGGCAGGATCGTGGCCGGCGGTTCGACCATCAGTCAGCAGCTGGCCAAGAACCTGTTCCTGTCGGGGCGCAAGACGCCCTGGCGCAAGATGGAAGAGGCCGTGATCACCGTCATGCTGGAGGCGGTGATGGACAAGCGGCGCATCTTCGAGATCTATCTCAACGTGATCGAGTGGGGTAACGGCGTGTTCGGCGCCGAGGCGGCCGCACGTCATTACTACCGTACCGGGGCAAGCAGCCTGTCCGCCGCGCAAGCGGCAAGGCTGGCGGCCATGGTGCCGAACCCGCGCTATTACGACGAGCATCGCAACGCCCGCGGGCTGGCGCGCAAGACCCGCATCATCCTGCGCCGCTTGTCTTACGCCGAATTGCCCTGA
- the mgtE gene encoding magnesium transporter, with protein MTVVEKKQPTDRLQENLSQVQRLIERHRLVEDLVHRQEMEKHDLVENLVHKQNLVELQNKLNQLHPADIAHILEALPLEDRLLVWDLVKAEQDGEILLEVSDAVRETLIESMEQHELVAAAEQLDTDELADLAADLPRQVVYEVMGTLDEQERAQLQSALSYAEDRVGALMDFELVKIRADVSCEVVLRYLRRFDELPSHTDKIFVTDEEGVLKGVLPVRKLLVSDPDALVQEVMATEVVTFHPEEAAADAALAFERYDLVTAPVIDDRGLLIGRLTVDEMVDVIREETESEVLNLAGLKEEEDLFAPVIDSVKNRWSWLAINLCTAFVASRVIGVFEGSIEKIVALAALMPIVAGIGGNSGNQTITMIVRALAMGQLQAGQAARLWRKELGVSAINGLVWGGALGLLAWALYGNLALGLVMVAATTLNLMLAATMGVYIPLTMEKFGKDPAVGSSVMITACTDSGGFFIFLGLATLLLL; from the coding sequence ATGACGGTTGTCGAAAAGAAACAACCCACTGATCGTCTGCAGGAAAACCTGAGCCAGGTGCAGCGCCTGATCGAGCGCCACCGGCTGGTCGAAGACCTTGTCCATCGCCAGGAGATGGAAAAGCATGACCTGGTCGAGAACCTCGTTCACAAGCAGAACCTGGTCGAACTGCAGAACAAGCTGAACCAGCTGCACCCGGCCGACATCGCCCACATTCTGGAGGCGCTGCCGCTGGAAGACCGCCTGCTGGTGTGGGACCTGGTCAAGGCCGAGCAGGACGGCGAAATCCTGCTGGAAGTCTCCGACGCGGTGCGGGAAACCCTCATCGAGTCGATGGAGCAGCACGAGCTGGTGGCCGCCGCCGAGCAGCTCGACACCGACGAGCTGGCCGATCTCGCCGCCGACCTGCCACGCCAGGTGGTGTACGAGGTCATGGGCACCCTCGACGAGCAGGAGCGTGCCCAGCTGCAGTCCGCTCTGTCCTACGCCGAGGACCGCGTCGGCGCGCTGATGGACTTCGAGCTGGTGAAGATCCGCGCCGACGTCAGCTGCGAGGTGGTGTTGCGTTACCTGCGCCGCTTTGACGAGCTGCCGTCGCACACCGACAAGATCTTCGTCACCGACGAGGAGGGCGTGCTCAAGGGCGTGCTGCCGGTGCGCAAGCTGCTGGTGTCCGATCCGGATGCCCTGGTGCAGGAGGTGATGGCCACCGAGGTGGTGACCTTCCATCCGGAGGAAGCCGCCGCCGACGCCGCGCTGGCGTTCGAGCGCTACGACCTGGTCACGGCGCCGGTGATCGACGACCGGGGCTTGCTGATCGGCCGCCTGACCGTGGACGAGATGGTCGACGTGATCCGTGAAGAAACGGAAAGCGAAGTGCTCAACCTGGCCGGTCTGAAGGAAGAGGAAGACCTGTTCGCGCCGGTGATCGACTCGGTGAAGAACCGCTGGTCCTGGCTGGCGATCAATCTGTGCACGGCCTTCGTCGCCTCGCGCGTGATCGGCGTCTTCGAAGGCTCGATCGAGAAGATCGTCGCCCTGGCGGCGCTGATGCCCATCGTCGCCGGCATCGGCGGCAATTCCGGCAATCAGACCATCACCATGATCGTGCGCGCGCTGGCGATGGGGCAGTTGCAGGCAGGGCAGGCGGCACGGCTGTGGCGCAAGGAGCTCGGCGTCAGCGCCATCAACGGCCTAGTCTGGGGAGGTGCGCTCGGGCTGCTGGCCTGGGCCTTGTACGGCAACCTGGCGCTGGGGCTGGTGATGGTGGCGGCAACCACGCTCAACCTGATGCTGGCCGCCACCATGGGGGTGTACATCCCGCTGACCATGGAAAAATTCGGCAAGGATCCGGCAGTCGGTTCCAGCGTGATGATCACGGCCTGTACCGATTCCGGTGGTTTCTTCATCTTCCTCGGTCTCGCGACCTTGTTGCTGCTGTAA
- the prmC gene encoding peptide chain release factor N(5)-glutamine methyltransferase, producing the protein MTIDEALRRYPLPRLESRLLLMQATGFAPAKLVGYPELELTVEQEAAYRGLAERRLAGEPIAYLLGEREFYGRPFRVSPAVLIPRPETEHLVEAALARIGRRPARVVDLGCGSGAIAVTLALEAPEWQVSAVDVSEAALVVARANAVQLAAPVTFYQGSWYAPLPKTAVFDLIVSNPPYIAAADHHLEQGDVRFEPRLALTDEDDGLSCLREIAAGAPDRLLPGGWLMVEHGYDQGGAVRALFRAAGLAEVETLSDLAGLDRVTLGRKAG; encoded by the coding sequence ATGACGATAGACGAGGCCCTGCGCCGTTATCCCCTGCCGCGTCTGGAGTCGCGCCTGCTGCTGATGCAGGCCACCGGCTTCGCTCCGGCCAAGCTGGTCGGCTACCCCGAACTCGAGCTGACGGTGGAGCAGGAGGCGGCCTATCGCGGCCTGGCCGAGCGGCGGCTGGCGGGCGAGCCGATTGCCTACCTGCTGGGTGAGCGCGAGTTCTACGGCCGGCCGTTCCGGGTGTCGCCAGCGGTGCTGATTCCGCGTCCGGAAACCGAGCATCTGGTCGAAGCGGCGCTCGCCAGAATTGGCCGCAGGCCGGCCAGGGTGGTCGATCTGGGCTGCGGTTCCGGGGCGATTGCCGTGACGTTGGCGCTGGAAGCGCCCGAGTGGCAGGTCAGCGCGGTGGACGTCTCCGAGGCGGCGCTGGTAGTCGCGCGCGCCAATGCCGTCCAACTGGCGGCGCCGGTAACCTTTTACCAGGGCAGCTGGTACGCGCCGCTGCCGAAGACGGCTGTGTTCGACCTGATCGTGTCCAATCCGCCGTACATTGCCGCTGCCGATCATCATCTGGAGCAAGGTGACGTGCGCTTCGAACCGCGCCTGGCGCTGACCGACGAAGACGATGGCCTCTCCTGTCTGCGCGAGATTGCCGCCGGCGCGCCAGACCGGCTACTGCCGGGCGGCTGGCTGATGGTCGAGCACGGCTACGATCAGGGCGGCGCCGTGCGTGCGCTGTTCCGTGCCGCCGGGCTTGCCGAGGTCGAGACCCTGTCCGACCTCGCCGGCCTCGACCGGGTGACGCTGGGGCGCAAGGCGGGCTGA
- a CDS encoding phosphatase PAP2 family protein — translation MGRWVCRLGPALLLALTAVLAIRPDWNEQLFLLGHQSARLLPAVFWRLVSVFGDWKTVIALLFPLAWQQPQRLPALLAGTALAILLALLLKGGFAVPRPPLVLPVGTVQLLDALPGNGSFPSGHAMASALLATAWSAHPKVGRWGAGSLAMVAGLVALSRLAIGVHWPLDVLAGALVGWGVMRLALRHAAPQGWPEEVAQRLLALLSAVLLLAVVFTAVKDWPRHHEEYWLRLVIGTGVALGGLLRFRR, via the coding sequence ATGGGGCGCTGGGTTTGCCGCCTGGGGCCGGCATTGTTGCTGGCGCTGACTGCCGTGCTGGCCATCCGGCCCGACTGGAACGAGCAGCTCTTCCTGCTCGGCCACCAGTCGGCCCGCTTGCTGCCGGCGGTCTTCTGGCGCCTGGTCAGCGTGTTCGGCGACTGGAAAACCGTCATCGCCTTGCTGTTCCCGCTGGCTTGGCAACAGCCGCAACGGCTGCCGGCGCTGCTCGCCGGAACGGCACTCGCCATCCTGTTGGCGCTCTTGCTCAAGGGCGGCTTCGCGGTGCCGCGTCCCCCGCTGGTGTTGCCGGTGGGAACCGTCCAGTTGCTGGATGCCTTGCCGGGCAACGGCTCCTTCCCTTCCGGTCATGCCATGGCGTCGGCGTTGCTGGCGACGGCCTGGAGCGCCCACCCTAAGGTTGGGCGCTGGGGGGCGGGGAGTCTGGCCATGGTGGCCGGCCTGGTGGCGCTGTCGCGGCTGGCGATCGGTGTGCACTGGCCGCTGGATGTGTTGGCCGGGGCGCTGGTGGGATGGGGGGTGATGCGTTTGGCGCTACGCCATGCCGCCCCGCAGGGCTGGCCGGAGGAGGTGGCGCAACGACTGCTGGCGCTACTGAGCGCCGTGTTGTTGCTGGCGGTGGTGTTCACGGCCGTGAAGGATTGGCCGCGGCATCATGAGGAATACTGGCTGAGGCTGGTGATCGGAACCGGCGTTGCCCTGGGCGGGCTGCTCCGGTTCCGTCGTTGA
- a CDS encoding peptidylprolyl isomerase, whose product MQIAKNTVVTLHYEMFDADNTLLDKTEEPISYLHGGYDGIFPLVEEALQGKAVGDSIDVKMEPDDAFGEPEEELVRVEPLDVFPADVEVGMMFEADDPETGDVLLFRVTDIADGKAVVDANHPLAGLTIRFVAKVVDVRAASADEISHGHAHGEHGHHH is encoded by the coding sequence ATGCAAATTGCCAAAAATACCGTCGTTACCCTCCACTATGAGATGTTCGACGCTGACAATACCCTTCTCGACAAGACCGAGGAGCCCATCAGCTATCTGCACGGCGGCTACGACGGCATCTTCCCGCTGGTGGAAGAGGCACTGCAGGGCAAGGCGGTCGGCGACTCCATCGACGTGAAGATGGAGCCGGACGATGCCTTCGGCGAACCGGAAGAAGAACTGGTTCGTGTCGAGCCGCTGGACGTGTTCCCGGCCGACGTCGAAGTGGGCATGATGTTCGAAGCCGACGACCCGGAAACCGGCGACGTGCTGTTGTTCCGTGTGACCGACATCGCCGACGGCAAGGCCGTGGTCGACGCCAACCATCCGCTGGCCGGCCTGACCATCCGTTTCGTCGCCAAGGTCGTCGACGTACGCGCCGCCAGCGCCGATGAAATCAGCCACGGCCACGCCCACGGCGAGCACGGCCACCACCATTGA